The Candidatus Sulfotelmatobacter sp. genome includes a region encoding these proteins:
- the sppA gene encoding signal peptide peptidase SppA: MSSRRGVVLLVIALSAVGFLLLVVSLRMRRPAYASSATVLVWDVPATIGEDQPPPGPFSPRFWRRPRMTVFDVLETLRAARDDDHVKALVLHVRGINWGWAKVCEVRDALREFRQSGKPVYASIEGGGEPEYLLASGSSRIGMPPAASLELDGLRASALFLRGTFDKLGVRPNFLSVGRFKSAVESYTRTGMSDPARESMTALLGDTYDTFLTSLAADRHASSDSVRAWMDRGPFTAEGARALELVDSVLYTADLDSLAMRRAGRGASLLKFPRYASGLGEGGAGPHLAIVTVSGDIGSGRSRSSPTGGIVAGSETIIEALQRARTRRSIRAVVLRIDSPGGDADAADAMWHEVWRLARAKPLVVSMSDLAASGGYYIAVPAQTIVAEPTTITGSIGVFGGKFNVLGLYQKLGMNIETVVTGPRAEMLSPFKDFSPEEERIYANQMQGTYHRFLKLVSDGRHMPVAAVDSVAQGHVWSGARAVRLGLADQLGGLEVAIDVARKKAGIPKDADVVIERLPELEPSFFQRFLGDFFADDDADEANASALIDALAPLRQLGTAAFASRGAIWTLMPYAIVIR, encoded by the coding sequence ATGTCTTCGCGCCGAGGGGTGGTTCTGCTGGTCATCGCGCTGAGCGCGGTGGGTTTCCTGCTGCTCGTGGTGTCGCTTCGGATGCGCCGGCCGGCCTATGCGTCATCGGCCACGGTGCTGGTATGGGACGTGCCCGCGACGATCGGGGAGGACCAGCCGCCGCCCGGGCCGTTCTCCCCGAGATTCTGGCGTCGTCCGCGAATGACGGTGTTCGACGTGCTGGAGACGCTGCGCGCCGCACGAGACGACGACCACGTCAAGGCGCTCGTGCTTCACGTCCGCGGCATCAACTGGGGTTGGGCCAAGGTCTGCGAAGTGCGCGACGCGCTACGGGAGTTCCGCCAGAGCGGAAAGCCGGTGTACGCGAGCATCGAAGGCGGCGGCGAACCCGAATACCTGCTGGCCAGCGGCTCCTCGCGAATCGGCATGCCCCCGGCGGCGTCGCTCGAGCTCGACGGGCTGCGTGCCTCCGCGCTGTTCCTGCGCGGGACGTTCGACAAGCTCGGCGTGCGGCCCAATTTCCTGAGCGTCGGCCGCTTCAAATCGGCGGTGGAGAGCTACACCCGGACCGGAATGTCCGACCCGGCCCGCGAATCCATGACCGCGTTGCTCGGCGATACCTACGACACCTTCCTCACATCGCTGGCCGCGGATCGCCATGCGTCCTCGGACTCGGTGCGGGCCTGGATGGATCGGGGCCCGTTCACGGCCGAAGGCGCGCGCGCCCTCGAGCTGGTGGATTCCGTGCTCTACACCGCGGACCTCGATTCCCTGGCGATGCGGCGAGCGGGTCGCGGCGCGAGCCTGCTCAAATTTCCGCGCTATGCCAGCGGCCTTGGGGAGGGCGGCGCCGGCCCGCATCTCGCCATCGTCACCGTCTCGGGCGACATCGGCTCGGGCCGCAGCCGCAGCTCGCCGACCGGCGGCATCGTCGCCGGCTCCGAGACCATCATCGAAGCGCTCCAGCGCGCGCGCACGCGGCGCTCGATTCGCGCGGTGGTGCTGCGTATCGACAGCCCTGGCGGCGACGCCGACGCCGCCGATGCCATGTGGCACGAGGTGTGGCGGCTCGCTCGCGCGAAGCCGCTGGTGGTGAGCATGTCCGACCTCGCCGCATCGGGCGGCTACTACATCGCCGTGCCCGCGCAGACCATCGTGGCCGAGCCGACGACGATCACCGGCTCGATCGGCGTGTTCGGCGGAAAGTTCAACGTGCTCGGCCTCTATCAGAAGCTCGGCATGAACATCGAGACCGTGGTCACCGGACCGCGCGCCGAGATGCTGTCGCCTTTCAAAGATTTCAGCCCCGAGGAAGAACGCATCTACGCGAACCAGATGCAGGGGACCTATCACCGATTCCTGAAGCTGGTGAGCGACGGGCGGCACATGCCGGTCGCCGCGGTCGATTCGGTCGCCCAGGGCCATGTTTGGAGCGGCGCGCGCGCGGTGCGACTCGGACTCGCGGATCAGCTGGGTGGCCTCGAGGTGGCGATCGACGTGGCCCGGAAGAAGGCCGGAATACCGAAGGACGCGGACGTGGTCATCGAGCGACTGCCCGAACTCGAACCGTCGTTCTTTCAGCGGTTCCTCGGCGA